A region from the Bacteroidota bacterium genome encodes:
- a CDS encoding energy transducer TonB: MGLYKTEAANLELTWKRSTQVSMAGILGGLILLFLYFPDIRPVVTFKVPVSEPDRIEMIPLTVQAVHPPEPIRPAVPVAVPNETMIPNEMIYHSSEVSEVPITPPSLWKPEETEPGPIDFWEEAPVLIGGTSALMKEIRYPDQARQLGIGGTVLARIVVNKSGGVESVEIIKSLGYGLDEEVIRALKLMKFQPALQQGKPVKVRMAIPVRFSVKSGF; this comes from the coding sequence ATGGGACTGTATAAGACTGAAGCAGCAAACCTTGAACTGACCTGGAAACGAAGTACCCAGGTATCGATGGCAGGAATTCTTGGTGGATTGATCCTTTTATTCCTGTACTTTCCCGATATCAGGCCCGTGGTGACGTTTAAAGTACCGGTTTCAGAACCCGACCGCATAGAGATGATACCCTTGACTGTTCAGGCGGTTCATCCGCCCGAGCCCATCCGGCCTGCAGTTCCGGTGGCAGTTCCCAATGAAACCATGATTCCAAATGAAATGATTTACCATTCAAGCGAAGTAAGCGAAGTTCCCATTACGCCGCCTTCCCTTTGGAAACCCGAAGAGACAGAACCTGGTCCCATCGATTTCTGGGAGGAAGCGCCGGTTCTGATTGGTGGCACTTCAGCTCTGATGAAGGAAATCAGGTATCCCGACCAGGCACGGCAACTGGGAATCGGCGGAACAGTTCTGGCCAGAATTGTGGTAAACAAGTCGGGTGGAGTGGAATCTGTTGAGATTATAAAATCATTAGGGTATGGTCTGGATGAAGAGGTAATCAGGGCGTTGAAGCTTATGAAATTTCAGCCAGCCTTGCAGCAAGGGAAACCTGTAAAAGTCAGGATGGCGATTCCTGTCCGATTTTCGGTAAAAAGCGGTTTCTAG
- a CDS encoding TonB-dependent receptor produces MKTALLFFSLILYTTGFAQLTISGKVVDAKTGEPLFSASVSIPEFKAGTTTDRDGRFTLTTTGSLPITLQINYLGYNQVQVDLTMQDNLSSVRIEMQSIDLNLKGLIQVESHRSQSRSQVVDELGAESISTLNSGKDVPQVLQSLPSVVSTSDAGAGIGYTGLRFRGIDQARINVTLNGIPWNDPESHQVYWVNLPDLLSSTESIQLQRGVGTSTAGPANFGATLDLATTRFSHQPFTEITTGYGSFNTRRINLKSGTGDLGDGWSFSVSASAIQSDGYVDRSESDLKSAYLTLSHRDEVSVFSANVIYGREVTGQAWYGVPESRIRNDKQKMLDYASRNGLSPAETDNLLRSGRTYNYYTYDGQDDRYGQDHYQVLYSRQLTNELTVDLAGFVVLGSGFYEEYKNSQSLSEYGIPDIILSADTIRTTDLIRRRWLDNTFGGLLGSFRYDPDNDQSFVAGGGLSQYDGDHFGEVTWARYASASETGDRYYENEARKTDWNVFGKWKYTTDHFEFFLDGQVRQIRYRFLGYQTDLSRGYVSDELTFFNPKAGIFWRQSASLSGWLFVGQSAKEPTREEYVNSSPQSRPKAEYLRNLESGFTWTMNENWYSTVNLFYMNYKDQLVLTGAVNDVGNYTRTNVPASYRSGVELEFGGQLTTSNQIHANLTLMKSGIETYNEYLFNYDTNTEDRKKYHNKPIAFTPTVTGSFGLNTDLFLLNPFREKTDLQSEIQVKYVGGQYLDNTGSSDRMLDAYTTINWMVRLSESGETWLIEAGVYNLFNQLYESNGYTWGYISGGERVTENFYYPQAGRHWMTRFSWRW; encoded by the coding sequence ATGAAAACTGCTCTTCTTTTCTTTTCTCTCATTCTGTATACAACAGGATTTGCACAACTTACTATTTCCGGGAAGGTGGTGGATGCCAAAACCGGAGAACCTTTGTTCAGCGCATCCGTTTCCATTCCTGAGTTTAAAGCAGGAACTACCACGGATCGGGATGGCCGTTTTACGCTGACCACGACCGGCAGTCTTCCCATCACTCTTCAGATCAACTATCTGGGCTATAATCAGGTGCAAGTTGATCTGACAATGCAGGACAATCTTTCATCGGTCAGAATTGAAATGCAGTCCATTGATCTGAATCTGAAAGGACTGATTCAGGTCGAGAGTCACCGATCCCAGTCCCGGTCACAGGTGGTGGATGAACTGGGGGCAGAATCTATTTCAACCCTCAATTCGGGAAAAGATGTACCTCAGGTGCTTCAGAGTCTTCCGTCGGTGGTTTCGACCTCTGATGCGGGGGCGGGAATTGGTTATACCGGTCTTCGGTTTCGAGGTATCGATCAGGCACGGATTAATGTGACACTGAACGGTATTCCCTGGAACGATCCTGAATCGCATCAGGTGTACTGGGTGAATCTGCCTGATCTTCTATCTTCCACCGAATCGATTCAACTTCAACGCGGTGTCGGTACCAGCACGGCCGGACCAGCCAATTTTGGAGCCACACTCGACCTGGCCACCACACGGTTTTCACATCAGCCTTTCACAGAAATCACAACTGGTTACGGATCTTTCAACACCCGTCGGATCAATCTGAAAAGCGGAACCGGTGATCTGGGAGATGGATGGAGTTTTTCGGTCAGTGCATCGGCCATTCAATCCGATGGGTATGTAGATCGGTCTGAATCTGATCTGAAATCAGCCTACCTGACCCTGAGTCACCGGGATGAAGTGTCCGTTTTCTCAGCCAATGTGATTTACGGGAGGGAAGTCACCGGTCAGGCGTGGTATGGCGTTCCCGAGTCCAGAATAAGAAATGATAAACAAAAAATGCTGGATTACGCATCCCGCAATGGACTGTCTCCAGCCGAAACCGATAACCTTCTCCGATCCGGCAGAACGTATAATTATTACACTTATGATGGACAGGATGACCGGTACGGCCAGGATCACTATCAAGTGTTGTATTCAAGGCAACTGACAAATGAGCTCACTGTGGATCTGGCTGGGTTCGTGGTTCTGGGCAGTGGATTTTATGAGGAGTATAAAAACAGCCAATCTCTGTCAGAGTACGGCATTCCCGATATCATCCTGAGTGCCGATACGATCCGGACCACCGACCTGATCCGTCGCCGGTGGCTGGATAACACCTTCGGTGGTTTACTCGGATCTTTCCGGTACGATCCGGACAATGACCAGTCCTTTGTGGCAGGTGGCGGATTATCACAATATGATGGGGACCATTTTGGTGAGGTGACCTGGGCCCGGTATGCATCGGCCAGCGAGACAGGGGATCGGTACTACGAAAATGAAGCCAGAAAAACCGACTGGAATGTGTTTGGAAAGTGGAAGTACACCACCGATCACTTCGAATTTTTCCTGGACGGACAGGTTCGTCAGATCCGATACCGGTTTTTGGGCTATCAGACTGACCTGAGTCGGGGTTATGTGAGCGATGAGTTAACATTCTTCAATCCAAAGGCTGGGATCTTCTGGAGACAATCCGCTTCATTGAGCGGATGGCTGTTTGTTGGCCAGTCAGCCAAGGAGCCAACCCGTGAAGAATATGTGAATTCCTCGCCGCAATCACGTCCCAAAGCCGAATATCTCAGAAACCTGGAATCCGGTTTTACCTGGACGATGAATGAAAACTGGTACTCAACAGTTAACCTGTTTTATATGAATTACAAAGACCAGTTGGTTCTGACCGGGGCAGTCAACGATGTGGGAAACTACACCCGGACCAATGTGCCGGCCAGTTACCGTTCGGGAGTGGAACTTGAATTTGGTGGACAGTTAACCACCAGTAATCAGATTCATGCCAATCTGACCCTGATGAAATCGGGGATTGAGACGTATAATGAGTATCTCTTTAACTATGATACCAATACCGAGGACAGAAAAAAGTATCACAATAAACCGATTGCTTTCACCCCAACCGTAACCGGCTCTTTTGGTCTGAATACGGACCTGTTTCTCCTGAATCCGTTCAGGGAAAAAACCGATCTGCAATCGGAAATACAGGTAAAATATGTTGGTGGGCAATATCTCGATAATACTGGCAGTTCCGATCGGATGCTTGACGCGTATACAACCATCAACTGGATGGTCCGGTTAAGCGAATCCGGGGAGACCTGGCTGATCGAAGCAGGAGTATACAATCTGTTCAATCAACTTTACGAATCAAATGGATATACCTGGGGATATATCTCAGGAGGGGAGCGGGTAACCGAGAATTTTTACTACCCACAGGCCGGCCGGCATTGGATGACCCGGTTTTCGTGGCGTTGGTGA
- a CDS encoding EamA family transporter, translated as MKPFIYAIITAMAWGIGGYFEKKGLHMGNLSPQMGITIRTAIALLILGAVSFPEWKGIMNAGPKALMYMIIGGGIVAGSIGMLCFYMAIKGAPLSQVMPIAFTSPLFGALMGIIYGGEPIEVKTIVGMVLTISGIVVLTVKW; from the coding sequence ATGAAACCATTCATCTACGCAATTATTACTGCCATGGCCTGGGGAATCGGCGGGTACTTCGAGAAAAAAGGACTTCATATGGGCAATCTGTCACCGCAGATGGGAATCACTATCCGGACGGCCATTGCCCTGCTGATTCTGGGTGCAGTGAGCTTTCCTGAGTGGAAAGGTATTATGAACGCCGGCCCCAAAGCCCTGATGTACATGATCATTGGAGGAGGAATAGTGGCCGGCAGCATCGGAATGCTCTGTTTTTACATGGCCATCAAGGGAGCACCTCTCAGTCAGGTCATGCCGATTGCCTTCACTTCTCCCTTGTTTGGTGCGCTGATGGGAATCATTTACGGCGGAGAACCCATTGAGGTGAAAACCATCGTAGGGATGGTTCTTACCATCAGCGGAATTGTGGTATTGACCGTAAAATGGTAA
- the lon gene encoding endopeptidase La — translation MSENEQSSSQTGNDGNKLVLVSELLPVQLVIIPLFQRPLFPGMTIPLLLSGERIIKAISILAESDQPVAGVVMAREIGEDRVELYEVGTAVKILKINQVSADSFQVLVHGVQRFRKAKEQSKEPVIRWSVDYLITPDSDHDSEIKAFTLAIISSVKDLLKLNPMFQEQLKLLVSQFSLEKPGLVMDLIASMTTVEAYKLQDILETLDLLERAQKLLLVLKEEIEVARLQEKIKQQIEEKITRQQREYFLYEQLKAIKQELGLEKDEKSAETDRIQAKIARLKLTEEAARVVSEELEKLRLLEPASAEYHVVRNYLDWLTDLPWGKFSKDRLNIKRARAILDVQHYGLQDVKERILEFISTIIRKGKISGSIICLVGPPGVGKTSIGRSIADALNRQFYRFSIGGMRDEAEIKGHRRTYIGALPGKLIQSLKRAGTANPVIMLDEIDKIGASYQGDPASALLEVLDPEQNRDFLDHYLDVRFDLSNVLFVTTANTLDTIPAPLLDRMEIIHLSGYILEEKLEIARRHLIPKQLREHGLKKSDLHLSDEVLKLVIDRYAREAGVRSLEAQLRKIMRKVTMEQVEGNRKSKRISPANLEKYLGKPVFMTEELYQRDIAGVVLGLAWTSMGGSTLYIEATGVPGSSGLKLTGHLGEVMQESASIAYSLVRSKAEQWGLDPSFFEKNMIHLHVPAGATPKDGPSAGITMTLAMVSLVKGKPVTRSVAMTGEITLTGKVLPIGGLKEKTIAARRVGVFRLIFPVDNRKDFESLPEAIRQGIQPVFADYFEDVLAACGF, via the coding sequence ATGTCAGAAAACGAACAATCCTCTTCTCAAACCGGAAATGACGGAAACAAGCTTGTACTGGTTTCCGAATTGCTGCCCGTCCAGCTGGTCATCATTCCTTTGTTTCAACGCCCGCTTTTTCCCGGAATGACCATTCCGTTGCTCCTTTCAGGCGAAAGAATTATAAAAGCCATCAGCATCCTTGCAGAAAGTGACCAGCCGGTGGCTGGTGTGGTCATGGCCCGGGAAATCGGTGAAGACCGGGTGGAATTGTATGAAGTGGGCACGGCGGTTAAAATCCTGAAAATCAATCAGGTCTCCGCAGATAGTTTTCAGGTGCTGGTCCACGGTGTTCAGCGTTTCAGAAAGGCTAAGGAACAGTCGAAGGAACCGGTCATCCGCTGGTCGGTGGATTATCTGATCACGCCAGATTCGGATCATGACAGTGAGATCAAGGCTTTTACACTGGCGATCATTTCCAGTGTGAAAGACCTTCTGAAGCTGAACCCCATGTTTCAGGAGCAGCTCAAACTGCTTGTCAGTCAGTTCTCGCTCGAAAAACCAGGCCTTGTCATGGACCTGATTGCTTCGATGACCACGGTGGAAGCGTATAAACTTCAGGACATTCTCGAAACCCTCGATCTTCTTGAACGTGCTCAGAAACTGTTGCTTGTTCTGAAAGAAGAAATTGAAGTGGCCCGTCTTCAGGAAAAAATCAAACAGCAGATCGAAGAGAAAATCACACGGCAGCAGCGGGAATATTTTCTTTACGAGCAATTAAAGGCCATCAAACAGGAACTGGGGTTGGAAAAAGATGAAAAATCGGCTGAAACCGACCGTATTCAGGCCAAGATTGCCCGACTGAAGCTCACTGAAGAAGCGGCCCGGGTGGTTTCTGAGGAACTCGAAAAGCTGCGGCTGCTCGAACCGGCCTCGGCCGAGTACCACGTGGTACGGAATTATCTGGATTGGCTGACCGATCTGCCCTGGGGTAAATTTTCGAAGGACCGGCTGAATATCAAACGGGCAAGAGCAATCCTGGATGTACAGCATTACGGACTTCAGGATGTGAAGGAACGGATTCTGGAATTCATTTCCACCATTATCAGGAAAGGGAAAATCTCCGGATCAATTATTTGTCTGGTCGGACCTCCGGGAGTGGGCAAAACCTCGATTGGTCGGTCCATTGCCGATGCGCTGAACAGGCAATTCTACCGTTTCTCCATTGGCGGAATGCGTGACGAGGCTGAAATAAAAGGGCACAGGCGTACATACATCGGTGCTCTGCCAGGAAAACTGATCCAAAGTCTGAAACGGGCCGGCACAGCCAATCCGGTAATCATGCTGGATGAAATCGATAAAATCGGTGCCAGTTACCAGGGCGATCCGGCCAGCGCCTTGCTCGAAGTGCTCGACCCGGAACAGAACCGAGATTTTCTGGACCATTATCTGGATGTTCGTTTCGACCTTTCGAATGTTTTGTTTGTAACGACGGCCAACACGCTCGATACCATTCCAGCGCCCTTGCTGGACCGGATGGAAATCATCCACCTGTCCGGCTATATACTCGAAGAAAAACTGGAAATTGCCCGCAGGCATCTCATTCCGAAACAACTCAGGGAACACGGACTTAAAAAATCGGATCTGCATCTTTCCGATGAAGTGCTGAAATTGGTGATTGACCGTTATGCCCGCGAGGCAGGCGTTCGAAGTCTCGAAGCACAACTCAGGAAAATCATGCGTAAAGTGACCATGGAGCAGGTGGAGGGAAATCGGAAAAGTAAACGAATTTCACCAGCCAACCTTGAAAAATACCTGGGTAAACCGGTCTTTATGACCGAAGAACTTTACCAGCGTGATATTGCCGGTGTGGTTCTGGGGCTGGCATGGACCTCGATGGGAGGATCGACGCTTTACATTGAAGCAACCGGTGTCCCTGGTTCATCAGGACTGAAACTGACCGGCCATCTGGGTGAGGTGATGCAGGAATCGGCCTCTATTGCCTATTCACTGGTGCGGTCCAAGGCAGAGCAGTGGGGTTTAGATCCGTCCTTTTTTGAGAAAAACATGATTCACCTGCACGTCCCGGCCGGGGCCACTCCCAAGGATGGACCCTCAGCCGGAATTACCATGACCCTTGCCATGGTCAGTCTGGTGAAAGGAAAACCCGTCACCCGGTCCGTGGCCATGACGGGAGAGATTACACTGACTGGGAAAGTTCTCCCCATTGGTGGTCTGAAAGAGAAAACCATTGCAGCCCGTCGGGTCGGTGTTTTTCGGCTGATCTTTCCGGTTGATAACAGAAAAGACTTTGAATCGTTGCCAGAGGCCATCCGGCAGGGCATTCAGCCGGTATTTGCTGATTATTTCGAGGATGTGCTGGCCGCCTGCGGTTTCTGA
- a CDS encoding peptide chain release factor 3, producing the protein MTLQEEIARRRTLAIISHPDAGKTTLTEKLLLYSGAIQRAGSVTGKAGTKSTTSDWMSIEQDRGISISSSAMQVEYNGILLNILDTPGHQDFSEDTYRTLMAVDAAIMLIDSAKGVEPQTIKLFKVCRERGIPIITFMNKLDRPGQNPFDLMSEVERVLGITCVPLTWPIGSGDTFQGIIDLSDQQVHLFQEVVKGQYKAPVRVADLESESLTDLIGDRSQMQLLEDVALIREALPAFDREFFLEQEITPVFWGSAINNFGIEHFLNMIIDLAPSPGVFLTSSGEVEPDSDFFSGFIYKVQANMNQKHRDRVAFMRVMSGSFERGMGAWHYRMDREVKLTYSYRIFGQDRSMVETAFPGDVIGLINPGVFRVGDVVSSGPRIDMARFPRFSPELFMRVFPATYSFSKGFKKGVQELGEEGVVQLFTDINDNPTPVLGAVGQLQLEVFATRMEEEYREKIRFETLSFTRVKWIHDHQTLPDSRTFNLYRDSAGRRVIFFDSDWEVNYVRERHPDLELLDAPPNETGVNLSRP; encoded by the coding sequence ATGACCCTTCAGGAAGAAATCGCCCGGCGACGGACGTTGGCTATTATTTCGCATCCGGATGCCGGAAAAACCACCCTGACCGAAAAACTCCTGCTTTACTCAGGGGCCATTCAGCGGGCGGGGAGTGTGACCGGTAAGGCCGGCACCAAATCGACCACTTCCGATTGGATGTCTATTGAACAGGACCGTGGAATCTCCATTTCCTCCTCGGCCATGCAGGTGGAATACAACGGAATTCTGCTGAACATCCTCGACACACCGGGTCACCAGGATTTCAGCGAAGACACCTACCGTACCCTGATGGCGGTTGATGCAGCCATCATGCTTATTGATTCTGCCAAGGGCGTTGAGCCTCAGACCATCAAGCTGTTCAAAGTCTGCCGTGAACGGGGAATTCCGATCATCACCTTTATGAACAAACTGGACCGGCCTGGTCAGAATCCCTTTGACCTGATGTCTGAGGTCGAGCGCGTTCTTGGTATTACCTGCGTTCCGCTCACCTGGCCGATTGGTTCTGGTGACACCTTTCAGGGAATCATTGATCTTTCCGATCAGCAGGTTCACCTGTTCCAGGAAGTCGTGAAAGGGCAGTATAAAGCACCAGTTCGGGTAGCGGATCTGGAGTCGGAATCGCTGACCGATCTGATTGGTGACAGAAGCCAGATGCAGTTGCTTGAAGACGTTGCGCTCATCAGGGAAGCGCTGCCTGCTTTTGACCGTGAATTTTTTCTAGAACAGGAAATCACCCCGGTTTTCTGGGGAAGTGCCATTAACAACTTTGGTATAGAACACTTCCTGAACATGATCATCGATCTGGCCCCTTCTCCCGGTGTCTTCCTGACCTCCTCAGGAGAGGTTGAACCTGATTCTGACTTTTTCTCGGGCTTTATTTATAAAGTTCAGGCAAACATGAACCAGAAACACCGCGACCGAGTTGCTTTCATGCGTGTGATGAGCGGTTCGTTTGAGCGGGGCATGGGTGCATGGCATTACCGGATGGACAGAGAGGTCAAACTGACTTATTCCTACCGGATTTTTGGTCAGGACCGGTCCATGGTGGAAACGGCTTTTCCCGGCGATGTGATTGGGCTGATCAATCCTGGGGTCTTTCGTGTGGGAGATGTGGTTTCCTCCGGTCCGAGAATAGACATGGCCAGGTTTCCGCGATTCTCTCCCGAACTGTTCATGCGTGTATTCCCCGCCACTTACAGTTTTTCCAAAGGGTTTAAAAAAGGTGTTCAGGAATTGGGTGAAGAAGGCGTGGTGCAGTTGTTCACCGATATCAATGACAACCCCACCCCTGTTCTGGGCGCAGTCGGTCAGCTTCAACTGGAAGTCTTTGCGACCCGGATGGAAGAGGAATACCGTGAAAAAATCCGTTTCGAAACGCTCAGCTTCACAAGGGTCAAGTGGATTCATGACCACCAGACCCTGCCCGACAGCAGAACGTTTAACCTTTACCGGGATTCGGCCGGGCGACGGGTCATTTTCTTCGACAGTGACTGGGAAGTGAACTACGTTCGGGAACGGCATCCCGATCTGGAACTTCTCGATGCCCCGCCAAATGAAACCGGAGTGAATCTTTCCCGTCCGTAG